Below is a genomic region from Bacteroidota bacterium.
AAGGTTGTTTGACATCACCGAAATAATGACCTTCATTTTGATGGATCCTGATGCTTCTCATCAATTGATTTCAAAATGTACGGATTTCCTGATTCAATACATCTCTGCTTATAAGAAAAATGGTGCTTCCGGGATAATTATCGCCGAACCGGCCGCCGGACTATTATCCCCGGACGATTGCAATGAATTTTCCTCAAAGTATATCAAAAAGATTGTGGAAGCTGTTCAGGACGAAAGTTTTATGGTTATTTTGCACAATTGCGGGAATACGTTAACACTGGTACCGTCCATGATTTCTACCGGTTGCCAGGGTTTCCATTTTGGAAATGCGGTACAGATGAAAGATATTTTGCCTCAAATTCCAGGCGATATCCTTGCTTTTGGCAACCTGGATCCTGCAGGCGTTTTAAGGATGAGTGACGCGGTTACCGTGAAGGTTAAAACAAAAGAGATGATTGAAGCCTGCAAAGGCTATAAAAATTATATACCCTCTTCCGGTTGCGACGTACCCCCGGGTACTCCGCTTGAAAATATAGGCGCTTTCTATGATGCCGTGGCCGAATTTTATGGCAAATAAAAAATCAAAAAGTTCACCATGAGCCCTTTGTTTCATGGTGAACTTTGCAGATACGTTTAATATTTATTCATGTTCTTTTTATAATTCTTTATCAGTTTTCCGAAATCCTTGTCTTTTTTCCGTCTTTCGGCAACCGATGATTCATAATGGGCCTTTTCTTTTTCCATTTTCAGGTAATTTTCGTAAGAGTCTTTGTCAATTTCCCCTTTTTCAACTGCTGCAAGAACTGCGCAGCCGGTTTCATGCGTATGCGTACAATCTTTGAATTTGCAGTTCTTCGCCAGGCGTACGATATGATCGAAGGTTGTTTCCAGTCCGTTTGCTGTATCAGCGATGCCGACTTCCCTCATTCCGGGATTATCGATCAGTATGCCGCCATTGCTCAGGACGGTTAATTCCCGGTAACTGGTAATATGCCTGCCTTTGCCGGTAGCCGTGCTTATTGCATCTGTTTTCATCACGGACCTGCCGGAAAGGTTGTTCATCAAGGTTGATTTCCCGGCTCCCGAAGAGCCCAGCATGCAGTAGGTCTTGCCTTTACTGATGAGTTTTTTCAGGGCTTCGTATCCTTCCTGTGTTTTGTTGCTGATGGCAACCAGGGGTACATTTTTGATCCGCCGGCTGATGCTGCCGGTTAGTTGATCGAGTTCCCCTTCACTGACCAGGTCGGTTTTTGTAAGTACGATAATGGCGCTTACTTTTGCCGAATTACAGATGGTCAGGTATCTTTCAAGCCTGTTGATGTTAAAATCGTGGCCGGCTGCCTGTACCAGAAATGCATAATCAATATTCGCGGCAATGATCTGTATTTCTGCATATTGTCCCACAGCTTTTCTTGAAATGACGGAGTATCTCGGCAATATTTTATGGATGATGGAAAAGCCTGAATCATAGATGGTTAGTGCAACCCAATCGCCGACAACGGGAAAATCCGCACGGCTCTTGGCCGAGAATCGCAGATTCCCGGTTATTTCAGCCTCCAGTTCTCCCTTTTCTGTTTTTACCATGTACCGTTCTTTGTGCTCTGAAACAATCCTTCCAATTTCAAAATTCAGGAGGTTATTCTCTATTCTCGTCTTTTCGATCTCATGAGTATACCCAAAATCTTCTAATTTCATCTTAGTATGAATTTAAGTGAAAATATTTAAGGTGTTGTGTTAAAATGGATAATAAAACAACTGCCCGGAAGATTATCCGGGAAAAAGTTGATAGCCGGCAAGTACAGGCTATCGGTCAGGCAAGTCCCGTAAACGGGATAGAGAAAATTTTTTGCATAAATTTTAATCTGACATCAAAAATAATAATTTTTTACCTGTTGAGAAAAGATTATAAAGTATTTGTTTTAGCCTGAGGTTATTCAGCGAAAATTATATCAATTATTTTTCTATGATTTATTTCGGTTTCAAAAAATTTTTGCATCTGAGATAAACCTGTTTGGGTATTTTGCGGATCAAATCCTTATAATTGTATATTGCCGTTTTAAATTTTTAAATTTCCTCCTATTTTGCCGAAGGAAAAATATGCCGGCTGCTTATTGGGATTTTCATATATTATTTTGTGATCAACTATTTTGGATTACCATGCAGTAAAGACAGCCAGAAACCGATCGTTTTTTCTGGCCGGAAACATTGAGTTACTATTTCACTTTATTATAGAATCTGATGATAATATATTTACGATATATTTGTCTATTAAAACCTTTTATTTTTGTTTATTGATAACATGAAAAAAATACGATTTTTATTGTTATTTGCTTTTCTTGTATTTTGTAATATCCAAACTAAGGGGCAACCTGCATATATATTTCACCATCTGACCACAGATGCCGGACTTTCTAACAATCATGTTACCTCAATATTAAAAGATAAATTTGGATTCCTGTGGGTAGGAACAGAGTCAGGATTGAACCGTTATGACGGTTATGGGTTTAAGGTGTATGCGGTGCGTTCTCATAATTTTAACGGTTTATTAACCAATAATATAGCGGGTCTAAGTGAAGATGGTCTTGGAAATATCTGGATTGATGTAGGTTTTGGTTATGTGGTATACAACCATGGGAAAGACAGTTTTATCACAGATATACCGAAATTCTTGAAAAATTTATCTATAACGGTTGGCCGTGAATATAAAATATATATAGATAAAAGCCATGATTTGTGGGTATTTAGTAATCAAAAAATATTTCACTTTGATGCGAATAGAAAATTATTGAAGGTATTTAGGCAAAATCTTTCAATGATTGATATTTCAACCATGGCGATAAGTGATGATGGCGATAATCTTTTTATTATTAATAAGGCCGGATTATTATTCCAATTTAAAAAAAATACAGGCAAATTAACAAAAATCGAGTTGCCCGATTTTATAAGGATTGAATTAGCAAATAGTTCTAATAAAATTTATGTGGATAGTTATAATGGACTATGGCTTAGTCCATTCAAATCCGATCTCATTTATTACCAGAGAAATCCCAGCCAAAAATGGCAAAAATTAACCTTACATTCGCCAATAAAGACGCAAACAGACATTGTACAAAGTATTATTGATGACAAAAATGGTCAAGTTTGGATAGGAACGGATCATAAAGGCGTTTTTTTATATAATATATATAAAGGAACCATCTCAAATATTCATTATGATCCTAATTTATATACATCTATTGCATCCAATAATGTGGATTGTATTTATCGGGATAACGAGGGAACAATCTGGTTGGGAAATGATAAAGCAGGAATATCCTATTTTCATAAGAGTTTTCAGAATATTGTAAATATTCAATACCCCGAATGTAGAGATATTAGTGCAATTTTAGAGGATAAAAGTGGAAATTTATGGTTTGGTACGGACGGAAATGGGATATTTGTAAAAAAAGAAGCTTCAGATAAAGCGATTCAAAAACTTGCTTTTCCTAATTTTGCTGTAGTCTGTTTACTTGAAGACAGAAAAGGCCGGATGTGGATTGGAACATATCAAAATGGCCTTTTTTGTTATGAAAATGGAAAGATTCTTCATTTTACTACGCATAATAGCGACTTGTCTGATAACAACATCTGGAATTTGCAAAAAGATTGTTATGGAAATTTGTGGGTGGGCTCTTTAGGCGGTAAAGTTCAATGTCTGCATCCTGACTCCAAGGTATTTGATCCGATCAATAATCCAAATGCGGAAATTAAATATGCACAGTCCATGTATTATGACGGCAGAGATAATTTATATATAGGAACCGCTTATGGACTTCATATAAAAAATATTATTAACGGTAAGAGTAATTTATACCTTGGGAATAGTCGTGGTACGCAACAATTTAAGCAACAATACATTTCTTCAGTTTATAAAGATAAAAGAGGAATCTTATGGTTGGGACATTGGCAGGGAATGACTGTATGGGATTTGAATAAAGATACTCTATATTATTTAGATAAAGAGACAGGATTGTGTGACGATATCATTCGGGGCATTGTTGATGATATTTATGGGAATATTGTTGTGACTTCAAGTAATGGATTGTCAATTCTATCTGTTGATAAAGATAAGTCTGGCAGACTAACTTTTACCATCAGAAATTTCTCTGTTAAAGATGGTTTGAAAGGGAATAATTTCAATAATCATTCAATATGTAGGTTACGAAACGGAAATATTTTATTAGGAGATGTGGAAGGATGCACCCTGATACAGTCTAATAAAATGGCAGAAAAAAATCAACCGTTTTCCAAAATTACTTTTACAGAATTGGAGGTTGGCAATGAAGTAATTCAAGTAGATTCAATTTATAATGGGCACAAGATTTTGGAACGTTCATTAGAACAAACTTCAGCGTTGATATTCCGATATGACGATAAGTTGATCGATTTACACTTCACAACCGGAGATTTACTTAATGCGGATAAGGTTAAATATGTTTATCAGTTGGAAGGATTCAATAACCAATGGTTTCCAACTCGAACAAACGAAATTGAATTTTCTTCTCTTCCCCCTGGCAATTACCGTCTTTTAATCAAGGCCTGTAACAGTGATGGGGTTTGGAATGAAAATCCCGTTGAAATGCAGATTAAGGTCCTGCCCCCATTTTATCTGTCATGGTGGGCAATTGCTTTATATGTCCTGATAGCAGTTGCGCTTATCTTATTCATTTTTCAACGGGTAAAGCATCAGCATAGAACTAAGCTGGAACAACAAAAAAAACAAATAGAACACGAACAGGCTATACATCTGAATGAGATGAAATTGAAATTTTTTACAAATATCAGTCATGATTTGCGTACCCCGCTTACGTTGATTATTACACCCATTCAGATCTTGTTAAATGAAAAAATATCGGACGAAAGACTAAGGAAACCCCTGCAAACCATACATAAAAATGCAGAACAATTGATGCAAATGATCAATGCTTTGTTGGACTTCAGGAAACTGGATGCCGGGGCTGAAACTCTAAATCTCAAGAATAATGATTTGGGTTATTTTATAAAAGAAGTTTATTCTTCATTCCAGGTTTATGCGGCTGATCGAAAAATAAACTTTACACTGACAGACCAAACTGATAATTTTTATATGCAGTTCGATCCTGATAAAGTAAAAAAGATTTTAATTAACCTGCTGTCCAATGCTTTTAAATATACTCCTGATGGAGGAAGCGTAAATATTAGTATATCCAGACAGAAAGATTATGCTTTTATCAGTGTATCAGACACAGGCTCAGGCATTAGTGATGTAGAAAAGAAGCATGTTTTCGAACGCTTTTACCAGGCTCCTCAAAGACAGGAAAAAACGGGCAGTGGTATAGGTCTGCATATTGTAAACGAATATGTACGG
It encodes:
- a CDS encoding uroporphyrinogen decarboxylase family protein, whose amino-acid sequence is RLFDITEIMTFILMDPDASHQLISKCTDFLIQYISAYKKNGASGIIIAEPAAGLLSPDDCNEFSSKYIKKIVEAVQDESFMVILHNCGNTLTLVPSMISTGCQGFHFGNAVQMKDILPQIPGDILAFGNLDPAGVLRMSDAVTVKVKTKEMIEACKGYKNYIPSSGCDVPPGTPLENIGAFYDAVAEFYGK
- a CDS encoding two-component regulator propeller domain-containing protein yields the protein MKKIRFLLLFAFLVFCNIQTKGQPAYIFHHLTTDAGLSNNHVTSILKDKFGFLWVGTESGLNRYDGYGFKVYAVRSHNFNGLLTNNIAGLSEDGLGNIWIDVGFGYVVYNHGKDSFITDIPKFLKNLSITVGREYKIYIDKSHDLWVFSNQKIFHFDANRKLLKVFRQNLSMIDISTMAISDDGDNLFIINKAGLLFQFKKNTGKLTKIELPDFIRIELANSSNKIYVDSYNGLWLSPFKSDLIYYQRNPSQKWQKLTLHSPIKTQTDIVQSIIDDKNGQVWIGTDHKGVFLYNIYKGTISNIHYDPNLYTSIASNNVDCIYRDNEGTIWLGNDKAGISYFHKSFQNIVNIQYPECRDISAILEDKSGNLWFGTDGNGIFVKKEASDKAIQKLAFPNFAVVCLLEDRKGRMWIGTYQNGLFCYENGKILHFTTHNSDLSDNNIWNLQKDCYGNLWVGSLGGKVQCLHPDSKVFDPINNPNAEIKYAQSMYYDGRDNLYIGTAYGLHIKNIINGKSNLYLGNSRGTQQFKQQYISSVYKDKRGILWLGHWQGMTVWDLNKDTLYYLDKETGLCDDIIRGIVDDIYGNIVVTSSNGLSILSVDKDKSGRLTFTIRNFSVKDGLKGNNFNNHSICRLRNGNILLGDVEGCTLIQSNKMAEKNQPFSKITFTELEVGNEVIQVDSIYNGHKILERSLEQTSALIFRYDDKLIDLHFTTGDLLNADKVKYVYQLEGFNNQWFPTRTNEIEFSSLPPGNYRLLIKACNSDGVWNENPVEMQIKVLPPFYLSWWAIALYVLIAVALILFIFQRVKHQHRTKLEQQKKQIEHEQAIHLNEMKLKFFTNISHDLRTPLTLIITPIQILLNEKISDERLRKPLQTIHKNAEQLMQMINALLDFRKLDAGAETLNLKNNDLGYFIKEVYSSFQVYAADRKINFTLTDQTDNFYMQFDPDKVKKILINLLSNAFKYTPDGGSVNISISRQKDYAFISVSDTGSGISDVEKKHVFERFYQAPQRQEKTGSGIGLHIVNEYVRMHGGSIEIKDNVPAGSIFSFTLPVIKADMTEVSDPDQVEKEVDMPDNPAMLKGSKKPLLLFVDDNIDFCDFMSDNLSDEYEVLTAHNGQEALNQLNLHDVKIVVSDVMMPVMSGTDLCRCIKTNILWSHIPVILLTARTTEEAQVEGLELGADDYVTKPFNFNILKLRVRKFIEWTEKCHIAFSQKMDISPSEITITSLDQQLIEKAIKVVEENISDIEFSVEALGTAVGMSRSHLYRKLMNITGKGPAEFIRTVRLKRGRQLLEKSQSQISEIAYSVGFSSPKIFAKNFRIEFGVSPSEYLHNL
- the rsgA gene encoding ribosome small subunit-dependent GTPase A, which codes for MKLEDFGYTHEIEKTRIENNLLNFEIGRIVSEHKERYMVKTEKGELEAEITGNLRFSAKSRADFPVVGDWVALTIYDSGFSIIHKILPRYSVISRKAVGQYAEIQIIAANIDYAFLVQAAGHDFNINRLERYLTICNSAKVSAIIVLTKTDLVSEGELDQLTGSISRRIKNVPLVAISNKTQEGYEALKKLISKGKTYCMLGSSGAGKSTLMNNLSGRSVMKTDAISTATGKGRHITSYRELTVLSNGGILIDNPGMREVGIADTANGLETTFDHIVRLAKNCKFKDCTHTHETGCAVLAAVEKGEIDKDSYENYLKMEKEKAHYESSVAERRKKDKDFGKLIKNYKKNMNKY